From Thermodesulfobacteriota bacterium, the proteins below share one genomic window:
- a CDS encoding methylated-DNA--[protein]-cysteine S-methyltransferase → MSDVYFSSVITRIGQVFVTSTERGVSKIFFGERGFRDYLERTAPQGLVPGGPAAEMAREIELYFEGMLTEFKTPLDMTSGTEFQRAVWEKLRTVPYGKLTTYGELAEKVGRPGAARAVGNAVGVNPLPIVVPCHRVVASDGLGGYTGGIDIKKDLLRVEGVLT, encoded by the coding sequence GACGTTTATTTTTCTTCCGTAATCACGCGAATAGGGCAGGTCTTCGTCACATCGACGGAGAGGGGCGTCTCGAAGATATTCTTCGGGGAGAGGGGCTTCAGGGACTATCTCGAAAGGACCGCGCCGCAGGGGCTCGTCCCGGGCGGCCCGGCGGCCGAGATGGCGAGGGAGATCGAGCTTTATTTCGAGGGCATGCTGACAGAGTTCAAGACGCCGCTGGACATGACGTCGGGGACTGAGTTCCAGAGGGCGGTGTGGGAAAAGCTGAGGACCGTGCCCTACGGGAAGCTGACGACGTACGGCGAGCTGGCCGAGAAGGTCGGCAGGCCCGGCGCGGCGCGGGCCGTCGGCAACGCCGTCGGCGTCAATCCGCTGCCGATAGTCGTCCCGTGCCACAGGGTGGTCGCGTCGGACGGGCTCGGCGGATACACGGGCGGCATAGATATAAAGAAGGACCTCCTCAGGGTGGAAGGGGTGCTCACCTGA
- a CDS encoding phosphatidylglycerophosphatase A produces the protein MPQGGRVGRARRIHGRHRYKEGPPQGGRGAHLKQGAAKLVATFFGTGYFPYGSGTIGTIAAIPLYYLFSFTPPYVYVLLTVAVIAVSVWASDVVERSSGRTDPGFIVADEVSGYLVTMAFAPVTVTSAVLGFFLFRLFDITKPPPARRLERLGGGMGIVMDDVAAGVYANVVLQVVVRYVL, from the coding sequence GTGCCACAGGGTGGTCGCGTCGGACGGGCTCGGCGGATACACGGGCGGCATAGATATAAAGAAGGACCTCCTCAGGGTGGAAGGGGTGCTCACCTGAAACAGGGCGCCGCAAAGCTCGTCGCGACTTTCTTCGGGACGGGTTATTTCCCGTACGGCTCCGGAACCATCGGCACCATCGCCGCCATTCCGCTTTATTATCTCTTCTCGTTTACTCCACCATATGTTTATGTGCTTCTGACGGTCGCCGTGATCGCGGTATCGGTGTGGGCCTCGGACGTCGTGGAGCGCTCGTCGGGGAGGACGGACCCGGGGTTTATAGTCGCGGACGAGGTTTCGGGGTATCTCGTGACGATGGCTTTCGCCCCTGTGACGGTGACGTCGGCCGTACTCGGATTTTTCCTCTTCCGGCTGTTCGACATTACGAAGCCCCCGCCCGCGAGAAGGCTGGAGCGGCTGGGCGGAGGGATGGGGATAGTGATGGACGACGTCGCCGCCGGGGTGTATGCGAACGTGGTGCTTCAGGTGGTGGTGAGGTATGTGTTGTAA